A window of Apium graveolens cultivar Ventura chromosome 8, ASM990537v1, whole genome shotgun sequence contains these coding sequences:
- the LOC141679552 gene encoding uncharacterized protein LOC141679552 yields the protein MSSQKVESIKVPKFDKENYNLWKKKMILYLKAANPDYMEILNNGPHIPEMVDPDNERRTIPKPKSDWTAKEKELVALDDSLQLILIDAMDFDTCHQILVCESGKHMWDTIELLMEGTEDVRENRLDMLTTQYEAFRSLPGEGVTSVYERLNRLLNEMSLHGKKYAQHEINRKFLLTLPSHLDNKAETVRERVDFKTMKLEKVYGRIKTHEMELD from the coding sequence atGAGTTCTCAAAAGGTTGAAAGTATTAAGGTACCAAAGTTTGACAAAGAAAATTACAatctatggaagaaaaagatgattctCTATCTCAAGGCTGCGAACCCTGATTACATGGAAATTCTGAATAACGGCCCACACATACCTGAAATGGTTGATCCTGATAATGAACGTCGTACTATTCCTAAACCAAAATCTGACTGGACTGCAAAGGAAAAGGAATTGGTTGCCCTAGATGACAGTCTACAGCTGATATTGATAGATGCCATGGACTTTGATACGTGTCACCAAATTCTTGTTTGTGAAAGTGGCAAACACATGTGGGACACAATTGAACTGTTAATGGAAGGTACTGAAGATGTGAGAGAGAATCGCCTAGACATGTTAACTACTCAATATGAAGCCTTCAGGTCTCTCCCGGGTGAAGGTGTAACCTCAGTTTATGAAAGACTGAATAGGCTGTTAAATGAAATGAGTCTTCATGGAAAGAAGTATGCACAACATGAAATCAATAGAAAGTTTTTATTGACACTCCCTTCACATCTGGACAACAAGGCAGAAACAGTTCGTGAACGAGTGGACTTCAAGACCATGAAACTGGAAAAGGTGTATGGAAGAATAAAGACTCATGAGATGGAGTTAGACTAG